In Uranotaenia lowii strain MFRU-FL chromosome 2, ASM2978415v1, whole genome shotgun sequence, one genomic interval encodes:
- the LOC129748629 gene encoding uncharacterized protein K02A2.6-like → MTDMDIKNALLRLNDILANQQQQMAVLLQNNAAPQAEKKDPSINPVSLHPKPPGKKTKKMKSISLVKHVDISKKRKFAEVNLNGVNVKLQLDCAADITIISTETWACIGKPKINPTNIVAVSASGDKLDLKGEFITEVTIRNVSKQGCIYVANHSDLDVLGIDLIELFNLWSVPFDSLVNSIQKSEDVAQRLKVKFPEVFQSSLGLCTKAQVTLYLKPDSRPVYCPKRPVAYAALPKVDAELQRLQERGIISPVQFSNWAAPIVVVRKSDNVSVRICGDYSTGLNAALESDRHPLPHPDDIFTALAGARIFSQIDLSDAYLQVEVEEESRKLLTVNTHRGLFQYNRLAPGIKSAPGAFQRIIDCMVAGIPGVKTYLDDILVSGRTQEEHDRNLDATLGRIRDYGKKGIPRIQHFKKDPRKTTLESWPLPSKPMERIHIDYAGPIDGFYYLVIVDAYSKWPEVFRTRSTTTTATLDFLQETFARYGYPHTLVSDNGSQFISAQFQQFCKEHGIQHLTTAPYHPQSNGQAERFVDSLKRGLKKLANGESMATTQHLQTFLSVYRSTPARSAPDGKTPAHLFLGRQISTQLDLLKPTLPSPTRINDAQNAQFNKHHGAVQRKFVAGNPVLAKVHQGNSAKWIPGRIIEPKGNVMYTVLLDNGRLIRSHTNQLKAWFIETAAPVPTPNLPLSVLLDDFVVPVSGADQTDSLRNEDDLDCSEYGSPLQSPEVPPPRTRPTRNRCPPKRLSSYDLS, encoded by the exons ATGACCGACATGGATATTAAAAACGCTCTCCTCCGGCTCAACGATATCCTGgccaaccagcagcagcagatgGCAGTTCTCCTGCAGAACAACGCAGCTCCCCAGGCTGAGAAGAAGGATCCCTCAATCAACCCTGTGTCCCTCCATCCCAAGCCTCCCGGGAAGAAGACGAAAAAGATGAAGAGCATCAGTTTGGTGAAACATGTTGACATCTCCAAAAAGCGCAAATTTGCTGAGGTAAATTTGAACGGTGTCAATGTGAAGCTCCAACTCGACTGTGCGGCTGACATCACCATAATTTCGACGGAAACCTGGGCTTGCATcgggaaaccaaaaatcaacCCTACGAACATCGTTGCTGTCAGCGCTTCCGGTGACAAGCTCGACTTGAAAGGAGAGTTTATCACCGAAGTAACCATCCGGAACGTCTCCAAACAAGGGTGCATCTACGTTGCCAACCACTCCGATCTCGACGTACTGGGTATCGACCTCATCGAGTTGTTCAACCTTTGGTCGGTCCCCTTCGACTCGTTGGTGAACTCCATCCAGAAATCCGAAGACGTGGCACAACGACTGAAGGTTAAGTTCCCCGAAGTGTTCCAGAGTTCCCTTGGGCTGTGCACCAAAGCACAGGTTACACTCTACCTCAAGCCGGATTCCCGACCAGTATACTGCCCCAAGCGCCCGGTAGCCTATGCCGCTCTCCCGAAGGTGGATGCTGAACTCCAAAGGCTACAAGAACGCGGCATCATTTCTCCAGTGCAGTTCTCCAATTGGGCTGCCCCCATCGTCGTGGTTCGCAAATCGGACAACGTCTCTGTTCGAATTTGCGGCGATTACTCAACTGGACTCAACGCAGCTCTAGAATCCGACCGGCATCCTCTGCCTCATCCCGACGACATCTTTACTGCCCTGGCTGGGGCACGCATTTTCTCCCAAATCGATCTGTCGGACGCATACCTCCAGGTCGAAGTGGAGGAAGAATCACGCAAACTGTTGACGGTTAACACCCACCGAGGCCTGTTCCAGTACAACCGTCTTGCTCCAGGTATAAAATCGGCACCTGGAGCCTTTCAACGCATAATCGACTGCATGGTAGCTGGCATCCCAGGTGTAAAAACCTATCTCGACGATATTCTGGTATCCGGACGAACTCAAGAGGAACACGATCGCAATCTGGACGCGACCCTTGGAAGGATTCGTGATTACGG CAAGAAAGGGATTCCG aggaTCCAACACTTCAAGAA AGATCCCCGGAAAACAACTCTCGAATCCTGGCCCCTTCCTTCAAAACCGATGGAGCGAATTCACATCGACTATGCCGGCCCCATCGATGGTTTCTACTATCTGGTCATAGTTGATGCCTACTCCAAGTGGCCCGAGGTTTTCCGAACGCGTTCAACTACTACGACTGCAACTTTGGACTTCTTGCAAGAAACCTTTGCAAGATACGGATATCCCCACACATTGGTCTCCGACAACGGTTCCCAGTTCATCAGCGCACAGTTCCAACAATTCTGCAAAGAACACGGAATCCAACATCTGACGACCGCTCCATACCATCCGCAATCGAACGGCCAAGCGGAAAGGTTTGTGGACAGCTTGAAACGAGGACTCAAGAAGCTCGCAAATGGGGAAAGCATGGCTACAACCCAGCACTTacaaacatttttgtcagtgtACCGTTCCACGCCAGCTCGAAGCGCTCCTGACGGCAAGACCCCTGCTCATCTTTTCCTCGGTAGGCAAATCTCCACCCAATTGGACCTTCTGAAGCCAACGCTACCAAGCCCAACACGAATCAACGATGCTCAAAACGCTCAGTTCAATAAACATCACGGCGCTGTGCAAAGGAAATTCGTCGCTGGAAATCCGGTTCTGGCCAAGGTTCATCAAGGGAATTCCGCCAAGTGGATTCCGGGTCGGATCATCGAACCCAAAGGTAACGTGATGTACACCGTTCTCCTGGACAACGGTCGACTCATCCGATCCCACACCAATCAACTGAAGGCCTGGTTCATCGAAACAGCAGCACCGGTTCCAACACCAAATCTTCCATTGTCGGTGTTGTTGGATGATTTCGTTGTTCCAGTCTCCGGAGCTGACCAAACAGACTCCTTGCGGAATGAAGACGATTTGGATTGTTCCGAGTATGGCTCACCTCTgcagtcacctgaagttccacCACCACGGACAAGACCAACCCGAAATCGCTGTCCGCCCAAGCGATTGAGCTCGTACgatctttcttaa